In Microbulbifer elongatus, the DNA window TGAATCACCAGGTCAAAAAAGAGCTGCAGGATTTTGAGTCGACCATCGGACAGTGGCCGGAGGTGATGGAGTGCTACCTGATGACCGGTGATTTCGACTACCTGCTCCGAGTGGTGGTACCGAACCTGCACGCCTACCAGGAATTTCTGGACAAGAAACTGACGGAGCTACCCGGTATTGACCATATCAAAAGCAGCTTCTCTCTGAAGCAGGTCCGGTATCGCACCGAACTGCCCCTGGACCAGCTACTCGAAAAATAAGCCATAAAAAAAGGCCGCGATGCAATCACATCGCGGCCTTTTCCATTGCTGCCCGGAGGATTAATTTCCCGCAGCCGTTGTCGCCCCACTTTGTTTGTCACTATCTGAACCGGTAATCGGGAAGCCCCGATCACGCATCAGTGGCTCGATACCAGCATCACGACCACGGAAAAGCCGGTAAGCTTCTGCCGGGTCAATGGCGTTGCGCGGCGCAAACAGGTACTTCACCAACTTCGCCGCGACGTCCTTATCGTAAAAACCA includes these proteins:
- a CDS encoding Lrp/AsnC family transcriptional regulator, whose protein sequence is MAYLLDAIDKHILEILQEDATIPNIELAEKVCLSPSPCSRRVKNLHEQGFIKRAVTLLEPDKVGLPVSVFIQVTLNHQVKKELQDFESTIGQWPEVMECYLMTGDFDYLLRVVVPNLHAYQEFLDKKLTELPGIDHIKSSFSLKQVRYRTELPLDQLLEK